The segment GATTCTCTGCCTTTTCAATAATATCTGATGTCGATTGACTAAATTCTCTATTTGCAAAAAATTCAATCCATTGGCGTTGATTTTTCCCAAGTTGACCCTTACGAAACTTTTTCAGCTCAATGATAACCATTTCAAATGGTTTCTTTAATTCTTCCTGATCACCAAATGGTAATTCTAAGATTTGACTGCTATCTTTTTCAGTCATTACAAAACTGTGAATAGGTTTTTCATCATCGAAATACTTACTCGCTACTAAAGCAATCGAATAAATCGGAGAAATTTTATTATACATATCATGCGTCTGCGTGACCTTCTCACGAATATTGGGCAAGTCCTTCACCAAATGTTGGCAGGAATAAGTCCACAAACGCTTGATAAAACCATTTTGATAGGCAACTTGAATCTCGATAATGACCTGTGTCCCATCTTCTAACCGAGCCAAAATATCTACGGTTGTACTAAAGTGTCTAGTCCTTTCTTTTTTCACATCCGCGATAGTTCCATTCAATATCTGAACAGATTTGGGACGAAAACCTAAAAAGGTATCTATAAAGTCAATGGTAATTTCGTGGTCATTGAAAATCTTTTTTGCAATAATATCAGCCATAGGGCTGACTGCCTGACGGCGTTTTGTCATCTCTATCCTCCAAATAATAAGATTGAGAAATACTCTCTACTTATTTATTCGGAAAATATTCTAGTTATATTATAGCATGACATCTAAATTTTTTCTAGTAACAGCTCAATAACAAAGTATATCGAAAACTTTTCCCATACTACCTTCTGGAAAAGTGAAGTTGTCTACAAGGAATTCTAATCTACCATGTGTTATATCATAGAAAAACTAAGAATTACCATTTATTTTAAATGAAACTAATCCGTTTCTAAGCCAATAATATATCGTCATTTATACACCCAAATCTTTACTAAATCCAATACAGTCATAGTGCCCAACTTGACGAACCAATTAAGTAGTTGTACATTCAACTACTTCACTAAGTCAGATGGTCATAGTGCAGTACCTTATCCAAAATAGTTTCTAATATTTCTTGAATGATAGATTGGAAGAATGTGAGTTCCACTTTTCCGAGACGAATTTTCATCAGGATATCATTTCTATTTTTTCTTTCAAAGCGATGCGATTGGGGAACAGTCAATGGGACGATAGGGTGTGACATAAAAATCCTCCAGTTTTGTTTTTATAACAGTATACTGGAGGAGGGAGTAGTTGGATAGATGCCTTGTTATTGATCGGTTACGGTGTTAGTCAATTTTATCTGACTATCTTATTTATAAGTGTGCAAATAAAAAATTTATTTAAATATACTATACATATAAGAAGTAAAAACTGAATCAATAACATTATCTCTAAATCAAAAAATAACAATATCAGCTGTAAAATTATTAAAAGAATAGATCCATAGATCTGTGTCCAATCAATCTTTACATCAACGATATCTTTGGTTCCATAATATCTTAAAAGAAATATAACAAAAAAACTTATTGCATTCGAAAGTGCTGCACCAACCAAACCTAAAAATGTTATTAAAACGATATTCAATAGAAAATTTACTAATCCTCCATACATAGAAGTTCGCAGTATTCCTTCTGTTTTTTTAGATACAATATAGTACGTTGCAAAATAATCTGAGAAAGCAGAAAAAATTGTACCTAATGTTAACAAAGGGACAAGATACCAAGCAGTAAAATAATCCGAAGAAAAAAGAATACTAAATAAAGGTTTTATTAACATTGTTAATAGGGAAGAGCTAATAAAAAGCATGGAGGCTAAGGATTTGAAGACCGTTGTATAATAATCAACAGCTGTTGTACTTCTTTCTTCTTCAACTGCAGAAATCTGCCAAGCCTGTATAAATACTTGATTTACAGTGCTTAATAAAGACGGAAATTTACTGGCAACTACGAATAAACCTGTCCAATAAGCTCCTGATAAATATAAAACTAAGTAACGACTTGAAACAGTCATTAACCACCACATAATAGAATTAGGAACTAGTGGTATAGAATAAATTAAAAGTATTCGTATATCTTGCTTTGTTACAAATTTTGGTGAAATATCATGACATGCATCTGAACCAAAAAATAAAATGATATCAGATAGAGAGTAGGCAATAATCTGAGCCCAAAAAAATCCATCTAGCCCTTTTCGAAGTTGAACAATGAATATGTAGCTGAACATGGCAATAAATATTGATAAAAGTATACCATTTAGAGAGAATAACTGAACTTTCCCCTTAGAACGTGCATACTGACCAAAAAGATTTTGAAAAAAAGCTAGAGCTAAAAGAATATAAAAATAATGAATGTAAATCTTAAAAGATGTTAACATCAATATTGGCAAAAAGACTAAAGCTATACAAAAACCAAAAATTCCAATGAAAATGGAATTAGAAATAACTTTCTCCTTATCATAACTACTATCCAAACCAAAGCGTAAAACCGCGTCATAAATGCTCAAAAAAACTACTGGAGCTATGAGGTTTGTAATAGTTGTTAGCATCGTGTCTGAAATTCCGAACTGCTCAGCTGAGAGGTAATGAGCATAAAAGGGAACTAATAAAAAAGTGATAAACTTACTCCCGAAATTACCTATTGCAAATAATATTGAATTATTTAATAATTTTTTATAATTCCCCATTTTGTAATATCCTCAAAAATAATAATCTATCGAATCTATCAACAAATGCATGTACCGCTAACTAATTATAGTATACATCTAATGATTATGACCCATTTTAAAATCTATAAAACCTATGAATACTAACATCTAATATATTGTAAGGTCTTTCGAAAACAAGTACAATAAATTCCATACAATAACATAATTTATATACAAAATCACGACACATTTTCTAATTTTAATTTTCAGTACTAATAAGTTTGGTATCATTGCTCAAGACCAAAAATATCTTGAATTTATGTCCAAATCTATCTTAATTAAATCTATGTTCATACGGTTATATAAAAACTGCGATACAAAATACTACGCCGTTTCGTAACAACTATTCCGTACAAATGTTAATAGACAACCCATATTGATAATGTCTTTAAATAGTTTTCTTTTGAGAGATGTTTTCCATCAATAGTCAATCTAATCTACACACATGTATAGTAAACAACTAATTTCATAGAATATTTGAAAATAGTTTTATAATAAACTGTCTAACATCTGTTCAATTTTTTCCATCCTATAATTCAAATCAAATGAATCACTCTTTAATTGGGCCATATGTTTGTATTTCTCCAATTTTTCTGGATTTTTCAATAAGTTCATCAATCCCTCATAGAGTCCTGACTCAGAATTTTCAACAATCATACCGTATTCATTATTCTTTCCCAGTAATTCTTTCATACCTGAGCAATCTGTAGTTAATACTGGTGTATTAACTATTAATGCCTCTGTTACAGCAGTGCTAAACCCCTCATGTAATGAGGAACAGATAAACAAATCAGCACTCTTGACTCTAGCATAAGGATTTTCATGATAACCTATCAATTTGATATTATCTTGCAAACCTAAAGCTTTAATTTTTTGCTCTAACTCTCCTCTAAGTTCACCTTCACCTAAAATTTCAAGAGTTACCTGAGGATACATATTAATCACTTTAGACATTACATCCAAAAGACGACTGTAACCTTTCTGAGGATGCAAACGTCCAACCGAAACTATATGAAATCCTATCGGTGATTTCTTTATGTAGAGACTCTTTTCTTCTGATAATTTTCTAATACTATCAGTATCAATCGGATTATACAGTATCTCTTCACTCAATTTCAGTTCTGGAAATAAATTATGAAATCCGCTCTTTACCGTCTCGGCAACATAAATCACTCTATCAAAATTATTTTGTAACTTTATAAACTCTTTCTTAGAACTATAACATTTTAAAAATTCGTTCTCGTCAGAATACTCATTGTGAATCCATTGGATTTTTTTTGTATCATCATCTAGGGCAGCAATAATTCTAGTTGCGGGACTTTCCAAAAATGAAATAGCAATATCGTACCTTTCTTGTCCAATAAATTTTCTTGCTAAAAATTCTGGACTAAATAATCGAAAAATCACTGTATTTCCTCGAAAGAGACGTTTAAAAATAAACTTATAGTGAATATGCTTAGCCAAATACTTCTTGTTTATTCCTGTGTCAAAAAGAGTAAGTACTGTTACTTCGTACTTTTCTCTATTCAAATTGTTTACAAGATTTACCAAAACTTTTTCAGCTCCGCCACCGCTAAGCGTCGGAATAAAAAATAGAATTTTTTTCATTTTATAATCTCCATCACACACCTTAAAATATATAGGAAACAGAAGTATCCTTTAATGTCATCGTTTCAACTTAAATTGATGCAATAGTTTGTAGAGACTAGCAGGTACTAAGATTAATAGCAAAGGCTTCATTATATATACATAATTGTATATAGGCAGCTTTAGTTTATGGATGGCTAGATGTTTTACATATATTTCATTGAGACGATTGGAAATAGTTCTACGAGCTTGTGCATCTTTATCATCTCTAAATTTAATCAGAGGTTCTCTAAGATTATATCCATAAAAGCCATATTCATACATTTTAATCCACAAATGATAATCTTCAACTCTTAACAATCTAGGCGATACAGTATATCCACCAACTTGTAAAAGTGCACTCCTACGCATAAGGATAGAAGGATGAGAAAAAGAACTTCCTTTCACCATGTCCTTTTTTTGTGGAATCTTAATCAATGTACTTATTCCCCAATCACCAGAGTCATCAAAATGAATCATATTAGTACCGACAAATGCAAATTCTGGATTTGAATCTAGAAACTCAACTTGTTTTTGAAATCTCATTGGTAACGAGATATCATCAGCATCCATTCGAGCGATATATTCGCCTTTTGCTATATTTAGACAATCATTCAATGTCTCATTTAACCCCTTATTAACATCATGTATGATTAACTTTATCTTGTTAGGAAACCTATGTGAATACTTGGTTAGAATATCAAGTGAGCTATCTGTAGAACCATCATCACATATAATCAATTCAAAATCTTGGTATGTTTGATTAAAAATAGACTCCAACGCTTCTCTTAAGGTTTTTTCTGCATTATAAACTCCCATTAAAACAGATATTCTCATTTTACAATTCTCCATTTTCTAAAATTTCTACTATCATCGTCAAAGAAAGATGCCAGAAGAAATAACATCCAAAAATAAGGTTGCCTGTGATTTGCTAAAGTTAAACTTTCAAACATTAATGGAACAAAAATATAAAAAATAAGGTTACCTGATTTTCTTATGTTTATCCAAATCCATCTTACAAATATTATAAAAGGAAGGAAACCATAATAAAACAGCAAGCCAAAGAGTGTTGAATGTATTTCAAGATTTGAAATACCACTTAAAGCAAAGCGCTGAGGATAACCTTCTCCTGCACCAAATAAAAGATACTCTGGATATAAAATTATCCTATCAATTCCTCTTTCTTGAATAAGTGACAATTCCGTTTGATTTTGATTTATAGTAAAACCTCTTCCAAATTTCTGCAATACCCTTTCATACAGAAAGCTATCCTGTATCTTATCAAAAAATTGGAAAACACCAGCAAAATGTAAACAAAATAGAATGAAAAATGCCAAAACGAGAATAACAATTTGTTTAATAATTTTTTCCTTATTTTCAGAAATAGCAAACATAAAGAAATATAAGAAAGCGAAACCTAAAAAGATACCTGTAGAAGATGTTGCAAATAAAAGTACTAACGTCAAACAATGAACAAATAAATTTTCTTTTCTACCTAATAATCTGTTTAAAATAATAATGATAAATATACTAGTTAGTAGAAAAAAACCAAGTTGATTTGGGTCGTTAAATGTACCAATGTACCTTAATTCACTAGCATCAACAAACGAGAGTGGAACAAAAAAATCAATACCGTAAAATGCGAATTGGAGGTATATTCCTCCCTTAACAATAAATAGCAAACTTTCTATAAAGCGTTTCCCTTTAAAAAATTGTCGACACATCAAAATTACAATTGTATTGTATAGATAATATACTGTCGATAGAAGGAATGACCAACCATTTCCTGATATAAAATATAGTCCCCAATAAAATAAATTTATCAAAATAATACAACATAAAAATATTGAATAATTTTTTTCTTTTTTATCATATGGTATCCTCCAATTATTTTCATATAAAAATGCAATAAAAGAGAATATCAAAAGTATGTCACTTGGTTGAATACCTCCTGAATTTAAAAAATAAAATGGTTTACCTAGCAAAAAACATAAAAATATTATTTCGGAACCTCTAAGGCTCTTAGAACTAGAGGTGGGTTGACTATAATTACTTATCAACAATGTAAATTTTCTCCATCATACTCATAATTTTGGAAATAGAATAACTACTGACCAGATTAAGGTTGTTCTTATACATTCTTCTATAATGATTAGGTTTATCTAAAAGACTTGTAACAAATCTAGAAAAATTCTTCTGTTCAGAGCGTTCTAAAACAAATCCGTTTTGAAAATTTTGAACTAAGTCTCGATTCCCACGACAATTCGTCACTATTAAGGGCAATCCTGTTGCCATCGCCTCAATTAAGTTAACTGGAAGACCTTCTCTTTTGGAACTTGATAAAGCTATGTCTGAAGCTTTTAAAAGATCTGCAATGTCATTACGATATCCCAAAAATCGAACATATCTTTCAAGATTCAGTTGATTAACCAACTGTTGGAGTTGTCTTTCTAAATGGCCACTACCAACAAGTAAAAGCACTATATCTTCTCTTTCCTTACAAAGTATTTCCATCATTTTAATCAAAAGAATTTGATTTTTATTGATATTTAGTTCCCCAATACAAATCAAGTACTTCTTATCTGTTTCTAGTCCTAACTGTTTCTTAATAGCCAGTTTTTCATCAGATGAAACAGGATAGAACTTCTCTAAATCAACTCCAACACCAGGTACTAAATGTAAATGCTTCATCTTAAATTTTTTTTTGGCAATTGAGTAGTCTTCCTTATTGATGGTAATTAAAGTATCAGTATAACGTGAGAGAATCTTTTCGATTGGATAATAGATCAACCAGCTAAACAGTGGTCCCCCCTTTAGGAAATGAAAGCCGTGTGCTGTGTAGAATACTCTCGTTTTCTCAATACCCTTACATGCCAAGCGCACAACAGCTGACGCAATTGGTGTGTGCGTATGAACAATATCATATTCTTCCTGGCACACTAATTGCCGAACCTGTTTAATTAATCTCAAAAAATTATTCTTTCTAGGACTCCTATTAAACTCTAGTTCATAGAAATTTCTAGTATTTTCTAATAACGCATCGCTTAATGGTTTTTCCACTTTACATGCAATATCAACTTTATGACCAGCATTCACCAATTCCTGAATATGAGAAACTAAAAATGCATTCAGTGTGTTTGAAATCGTTGTAACGTATAGTATTTTCATCAATAAACCTTTCTACAAGGATGTCCAACATAGGTTCCTGAACTATCAATCGATTTAATGACAACTCCACCCGCTCCAATAATGACATCTTCACAAATAGATAACGATTGGATAACTGAACTTCCAATCCCTATCCAAGAATTACGACCAATGGTAACTCCACCTGCCAAATGACTCCCTGGAGAAATATGTACAAAATCTTTCAGGTGACAATCATGATCAACTGTAACACCTGTGTTAATAATGCAAAAATCACCAATTTTAGCATCCGTGTTTATAACTACCCCTGCCATAACAGCAGTACCTTTACCAATTGACACTGTACGACTAATGGTAGCGCTTGGGTGTATTAAGGTAACAAAATTCAATTCTTCATATCTCTTAGCTATCTCATTGCGAACTTTGTTATTTCCAATAGCAATGAAAATATCATCATTTTTAAAATTAATAATATCTTCTACCTTTCCCACAATGGGGTGGCCTGTGCATTCCAATTTATCTTGAGCATCATCTAAAAAAATAATCTTATCATAACCTGTTTTTTCAGCAATATCTGCAACCACCTTACCATGACCACTAGCTCCAATAATCGCAAGTTTTTTCATTTATTTCCTTTAAACTCCTCCATTGTCACTGAATCAGCAGAAGAAATCCCGCTTCTCTTGAATACTGCTAAGACTGTTTGTATAAGAATTATAATATCACCTATAAAAGTAACACTGCCAACATATTTGACATCCATTTTAAACTTTTCCTCCCAAGTTAGAGAATTCCTACCATTCGCTTGAGCATAGCCCGTCAAACCCGGTCTAACCTCATGCCTTCTTGCTTGCTCTTCAGAGTATAGTGGTAAGTATTTTACCAATAACGGTCTAGGACCTACAATACTCATATCACCTTTTAAAATATTAAAAAGTTCAGGAAGTTCATCTAGACTAGTCGAACGGAGCCACTTACCAAATGCCGTAAGTCGAACACTGTCTGGCAAAAGTTCTCCCTTTTCATCTTTTTCATCCGTCATGGTTCGAAATTTATACATTTTAAATATCTTTTCATCTTTACCAGGACGTTCTTGCGTAAACAAGACTGGCGAACCTAATTTAAAATACACCAAAATACTGACCATAAGAATGATTGGAGATAGTAAAATAATCGCGAACAAAGATAGTAGAATATCTAACAAACGTTTAAAATATTTTTCATATAATCCTTTTTTCATTTTCCCTAATTCCTATTCAAAGCAAGCTTTTATGGTCTCAATAATAATATTCTGCTCTTCTACAGTCATCTTATTATCACTCGGCAGACATAGTCCGCGTTCAAATAGGTCTGTTCCTACATCTGAGTAATTTCCCGCGATGTAAGCATTGGTTTGAGCTCTACCATTCCCATTCTTTGTAATAAATGGATTCATTCTAAAAATTGGTTGAGAGTGCATCGGTTTCCAGATTGGTCGACCTTCCGCATTGATTGCATTTAATGCATCTAATATTTCTGAAGGAGATGTTTTCCCTTTCTCAGAAGTATAAAGAACATCGCTATCCGAACGCACCTGTTTCGCCATGGCTTCAGGATTAATGAGCAGGCAAGATAGCCAATAATTCGGTACTGAATTACTTGGATCAAATGGATTCATTTTTATTGGCAAATCCTTCAATCCTTCTTGATAACGTTCGTAAATAGCTTTCTTCTGTGCGATATGCTCATCTAAATATGGCATTTGACCGCGAACAACCCCTGCAATAACGTTGCTCATTCGGTAATTGTAGCCAATCTCTTCATGTTGGTACCAAGTAGCCTGTTCACGTGCTTGTGTTGACCATTTTCTAACTTTATTTGCCGCCTTCAAATCAGTGGTTAGTAAAGCTCCACCGCTTGAACCAGTAATAATTTTATTTCCATTAAAAGAAATAACAGAGTGTTGTCCAAAAGTTCCAGTCTGTTGTCCCTTATAACTTGCTCCCAAAGACTCCGCTGCATCTTCGATAAGAATTGCACCATGTTTATCACAAATAGCTTGTATTTCATTGATTTTTGCAGGTACTCCATACAAGTGAACCAACACAACAACTTTTACATCCGGATAAATTTCAAATGCTTTCTCCAATGCATCCGGATCCATATTCCATGTCTCGTACTCAGAATCAATGAATACTGGAATCCCACCTTCATATGTGATTGGATTTACAGTGGCTGAAAAAGTAACATCCGAACAAAAAACATAATCACCATTCTTAATCCCTGCTAGCTTCATTGCTAAATGTAGAGCAGATGTTCCTGAAGAAAGGGCAACTACGTGCTCACTTTTTGTATATTCTGTTATTAATTTCTCTAGGGTATTAATATTTGAACCTGCTGTCGTCATCCAGTTGGTATCATAGGCTTCCTTCATATATGCTAATTCATCACCGTGCATTGTAGGTGAGGCAAGCCACACCTTATTCTCAAAAGGGGTTACTTTTTTTGTAAAATCAAATGCCATTTTTTTCTCCTCTTTATTTAACTATTGTAGTTAATTAATCCTCAATCCTAAAATACTCTAAATAGTCCTTAAATCGATCTTGTGCGGCTAGACAAGTATCTAATAAGAAACCATTCTGTTCTCCCCACTCGGCTAAGCCACGATAGTAAAAATACTTCATGTCATCTCCAATGATAAAGGGGACATGTCCATGTTTGAGACATTCTTTGAACATAATGAGTCGACCTACTCGCCCGTTACCATCTTGGAAGGGATGGATGCGTTCAAATCGAACATGAAAGTCAAGAATATCCTCAAAGGAAGTAGGTGATAGAGCATGATAATTTCTAAGCAATTCTTGCATGTCTGACTCCACATACTCGGGTAGAGTCGTTTCACGACCGCCGACTTCATTTGGGTATAATTTATAATCTCCGATTTGGAACCATGACTTCCGAGAATCGGAAGTACCACTCTTCAAGATAGCATGAATCTCCTTTATCCAAGTTTCATTCAAGTCATCTTGAAAGCTAACTAAGAGAAAATCAAAAGCCGTAAAATGATTGATCGTTTCAATAATATCATCCACCTTTATGGTTGGATTGTCTTCAAAACCAATCGTATTGGTCTCATAGATATACCGTGTCTGGTCATGCGTCAGTTGACTCCCCTCTATATGGTTTGAGTTGAAAGCCAGCTCTATCTGAACCTTATGGTAAAGACCACCTTTGATTCTGTTTTCTTTTTCTCTTACTAACCTATGACCTAACATATCTTACCTCTGGAAAGTTTTTCAACCTTCCTAGAATTTAAATCTCATTTAAACTCTAGGAAAGTAAAAATATCTTTTACTTTCTTTATTCTTGTTTTGCAAATTCAATCAACACACCTTTTAATTCATTTCTATCTTTTTGGAGTAATCCATTGATAAATGAATTGACAATGTCCGATTGCTTATTTGTAACGCGACCCACAAATATTTTTTCATAAATCTGTTCGCTGACACGTTCTTCTGTTGATAGTAATTCCTCGTAGAGTTTCTCGCCTGGTCTAATTCCAGATTCTACAATCCCGATTTCTTCCTCTGTATGTCCACTTAACAAGATAACTTTTCTTGCCAATTCCAGGATTTGTACTGGCTCACCCATATCCAAGACAAAGATTTCTCCACCTTTTGCCAAATGTCCAGCTTGTATAACCAAACGACTTGCCTCAGGTATCGTCATGAAATAACGAGTCATCCTAAAGTCGGTAACCGTAACAGGTCCACCTTTTCTAATTTGCTCTTTGAATAGCGGAACAACACTTCCACGACTACCTAGAACATTCCCAAAACGGACTGCCGCAAATTGAGTCTGACCTGGCTCGTTTAAACCTGTTACAATCATTTCTGCAACACGTTTAGTCGCTCCCATAACATTTGGTGGATTAACAGCTTTATCTGTTGAAACCATAACAAATTTGGCAACCTTTGCAGTTTTAGCCGCCTCAGCCACATTCTTCGTTCCAAAAATATTATTCTTCACTGCTTCATGTGGATTGTATTCCATCAAAGGAACATGCTTATGTGCTGCAGCATGATAAACAACATCGGGTTGATATTCAGCCATTATGCTAAAGATCAATTCTCTATCTTGAATATCTGCAATGAGAGGGACCAACTCAATCTTACCTTGGTACTTTTCCAGTAACTCTCGATGAATGAGATAGATTGAATTTTCTCCATGTCCAAGCAACAACAAGCGTTTAGGCGTAAACTTAGCAATTTGACGACATAACTCTGAACCGATAGAGCCACCTGCTCCTGTGACAAGGATTGTTTTCCCTTTGAAAAACTGATTCAATTCATCCTGATCCAAAACAACCTCTGGTCGACCAAGAAGGTCTGCTACGTCAATTTCCTGAAAGGCACTGACAGACATGTTCCCCGCCATAATGTCTTCAATGCTCGGCATATTATTGACGGTCACTCCTGTAGTGTTACAGATTTCAACAATCTTCTCTCGCTCCTTACCGTTTAAAGAAGGGATGGCAATCGTCACTTGGTCAACGGCTAATTCCTCTACCAATCGTGGAATATCATTACGGTTTCCTAAAACTTTAGCGGTACGGATAAATGTTCCAAGTTTATTTGGATCACGATCAACTATACCGACAATTTCAAAATTCAATTTTCTATCTTCGACGGTATTGATAAAAGTATTCCCACCATCTCCAGCACCTACTACTAAGATTCTTAGTGGACTAACCTTCTTTCGAATGACATTTTTTCTCGTCTCATGTAAGATTCTCCAAACAATCCTCGGGGTAATGAGCATCACATACGACAAAAATAAGGATACTAAGATGAAACGATAACTAAAGGTCTGCCATAAAATCGTTGAGATAATTAAAAATAATGAATAAGCGGATATCAAACTCAGTCCTATTTTCACATAACTTTGATATCCAGTATACCTCGTAATTAGCGAAAAAACCTTTAGTCTAATTGAGATAATCATATAGAATATTAAAACAAATAAAACTGCAAGAATAAAGCGTTCATCTGGAATGTCAATAATAACATCCAAAAACAGCCTGCTCAAAATCATGGAAACTATAATAAGACACATATCCATGCACATGAGTATCAATCGTTTACTGTTGCGATCTAACAGTTTGTCAGTAACAGTTCCCAAATCCATTTTTTCTCCAAAATCTAGATTAACCAGCTTAAATTGCCTGGTTTTTTAATAGCATAAGAGGATTCTTTTTCAACAACGCTTTCGCTTTATCTTTGCTAAATTCCTCTGTTATTAACTTATAAGCCTCCCTCATAAACGGAGGTCTACTAGATAAATTATGCATATCGCTAGCAACACAATGTACTAAATCCTGCTCTAAAAAATATCGAGTACGTTTTTTAAATTCTTTTGCTTGATCGCCAATTAAAGCGGGCTTCAGCACATGGTTACTATTTACCTGAGTATAGCATCCCTTGTCAATTAGCTCTTCTACTCTCCCTGCATGAAACGCTAGGGCATCATATCGTTCTATATGGGCAAGTACGGGAGTTAGCCCAAGTAGCGTCACTTCGTTCACTGCTTCTTGAATCTCTTTCCAGGGAGTATTCATACTGAATTCCAAAAGAATATAGCGCGAGCCATTAAGCGTTGGTACTTTCTTTTTTTCAAGTTTGCTTAAGATATCTTTACTATAATACAATTCA is part of the Streptococcus suis genome and harbors:
- a CDS encoding DegT/DnrJ/EryC1/StrS family aminotransferase, with amino-acid sequence MAFDFTKKVTPFENKVWLASPTMHGDELAYMKEAYDTNWMTTAGSNINTLEKLITEYTKSEHVVALSSGTSALHLAMKLAGIKNGDYVFCSDVTFSATVNPITYEGGIPVFIDSEYETWNMDPDALEKAFEIYPDVKVVVLVHLYGVPAKINEIQAICDKHGAILIEDAAESLGASYKGQQTGTFGQHSVISFNGNKIITGSSGGALLTTDLKAANKVRKWSTQAREQATWYQHEEIGYNYRMSNVIAGVVRGQMPYLDEHIAQKKAIYERYQEGLKDLPIKMNPFDPSNSVPNYWLSCLLINPEAMAKQVRSDSDVLYTSEKGKTSPSEILDALNAINAEGRPIWKPMHSQPIFRMNPFITKNGNGRAQTNAYIAGNYSDVGTDLFERGLCLPSDNKMTVEEQNIIIETIKACFE
- a CDS encoding Fic family protein; protein product: MLGHRLVREKENRIKGGLYHKVQIELAFNSNHIEGSQLTHDQTRYIYETNTIGFEDNPTIKVDDIIETINHFTAFDFLLVSFQDDLNETWIKEIHAILKSGTSDSRKSWFQIGDYKLYPNEVGGRETTLPEYVESDMQELLRNYHALSPTSFEDILDFHVRFERIHPFQDGNGRVGRLIMFKECLKHGHVPFIIGDDMKYFYYRGLAEWGEQNGFLLDTCLAAQDRFKDYLEYFRIED
- a CDS encoding polysaccharide biosynthesis protein encodes the protein MDLGTVTDKLLDRNSKRLILMCMDMCLIIVSMILSRLFLDVIIDIPDERFILAVLFVLIFYMIISIRLKVFSLITRYTGYQSYVKIGLSLISAYSLFLIISTILWQTFSYRFILVSLFLSYVMLITPRIVWRILHETRKNVIRKKVSPLRILVVGAGDGGNTFINTVEDRKLNFEIVGIVDRDPNKLGTFIRTAKVLGNRNDIPRLVEELAVDQVTIAIPSLNGKEREKIVEICNTTGVTVNNMPSIEDIMAGNMSVSAFQEIDVADLLGRPEVVLDQDELNQFFKGKTILVTGAGGSIGSELCRQIAKFTPKRLLLLGHGENSIYLIHRELLEKYQGKIELVPLIADIQDRELIFSIMAEYQPDVVYHAAAHKHVPLMEYNPHEAVKNNIFGTKNVAEAAKTAKVAKFVMVSTDKAVNPPNVMGATKRVAEMIVTGLNEPGQTQFAAVRFGNVLGSRGSVVPLFKEQIRKGGPVTVTDFRMTRYFMTIPEASRLVIQAGHLAKGGEIFVLDMGEPVQILELARKVILLSGHTEEEIGIVESGIRPGEKLYEELLSTEERVSEQIYEKIFVGRVTNKQSDIVNSFINGLLQKDRNELKGVLIEFAKQE
- the cps4B gene encoding capsular polysaccharide biosynthesis protein Cps4B, producing the protein MIDVHSHIIFGVDDGPKTIEESLSLIGEAYRQGVRYIVATSHRRKGMFETPEKVIMTNFLQLKAAVAEVYPEIRLCYGAELYYSKDILSKLEKKKVPTLNGSRYILLEFSMNTPWKEIQEAVNEVTLLGLTPVLAHIERYDALAFHAGRVEELIDKGCYTQVNSNHVLKPALIGDQAKEFKKRTRYFLEQDLVHCVASDMHNLSSRPPFMREAYKLITEEFSKDKAKALLKKNPLMLLKNQAI